A region of the Pseudomonas asiatica genome:
CACCATGCGCTCCTTGTTCACCGCGTAACGGCTGGCGGTGCAGTTGCGCAGCATCTGTGCCATCCACAGGTACTGGTCGACGTCGCCGGTGAGCTTGATGGCCAGGGGCGCGTGGCGCTCCAGCAGCCATTTGATGGCCTTCAGCGGCACGCCTGGGGCGGCCCAGGGCGAGGCATAGCCGGGCGAGATCTGGCCTGCGTTGGCAAAGCTGGTTTCCATGGCCACCGCCGGCTGGCGATCGACCACCGTTACTTCGAAACCTTGCCGGGCCAGATAGTAGGCACTGGCGGTTCCGATCACACCGCTACCAAGTACCAGAACTCGCATCGTTTTATCCCTCGCACGCGGCGCGCCGCAGACTTTTATTGAAATGGCATGAATGCGCGCAGTATAGGAATTTGAAGGCAGTGCAATTCACTATATAAAAGCCTATTATTGGCGAGAATTCTCGGCAAAATCGCCTTTCACGGAGGGGCATCCCCTATGAGAACCCAGCACCAGAGCAAGCGTGAACTGGACAAGATCGACCGTAACATCCTGCGTATCCTGCAGAATGACGGGCGTATTTCCTTCACCGAACTGGGCGAGAAAGTTGGGCTTTCCACCACCCCTTGCACCGAGCGGGTCCGCCGCCTGGAGCGCGAGGGCATCATCATGGGCTACAACGCCCGCCTGAACCCGCAGCACCTCAAGGGCAGCCTGCTGGTGTTCGTGGAAATCAGCCTGGACTACAAATCGGGCGACACCTTCGAGGAGTTCCGCCGCGCGGTGCTGAAACTGCCCCACGTGCTGGAATGCCACCTGGTTTCAGGCGACTTCGACTACCTGGTGAAGGCGCGCATTTCCGAGATGGCCTCGTACCGCAAGCTGCTCGGCGACATCCTGTTGAAGCTGCCGCACGTGCGCGAATCGAAGAGCTACATCGTGATGGAAGAGGTGAAGGAGAGCCTTTGCCTGCCGATCCCGGACTGAAGTCAGACCAGCACCTGGCGGGTGGTGGCAATGAACTGATGGACCAACTGCTCGGCAGCGGGCTCGATCATCTGTTCAGGGCCACGGCCACGCGGGCAGGCCAGGCGCGGGGTGGTGCCGAACAGGCGGCAGATCATCGGGCGCTCTTCATACACCGTGCAGCCGTTGGGGCCCAGGTGCACACAGTCCAGGCGCTCCAGGGCGGCGTCCTGCTCGGCCTGGGACTTGCGCGGCAGGCGGGCCATTTCTTCCGCCGAAGTGGTGACCGGGCCGCAGCAGTCGTGGCAGCCGGGCTCGCACTCGAAGGAAGGGATGAGTTCGCGCAGGAAGTGGATCTTGTGGCGGTTGCAGGACATGGCTGGGTTCAAAACTAGGAAATTGGCCAGATTATAGGCCCATTCGCGGGCTTGCCCGCGAACGAGGGCGCAGCCCTCGCCTTGTTGCCCACCACCCTACCCCGGCTTATCCTCCTCCCCCTCAGCCCACCAGCCTCAGGACCTGCCCAATGATCCACAGCGCGCAGCACGCCGCCTCCTACTACGCCGCCAGCAGCGCGCCACACCCCGACCACTCCTTCCTGCAAGGCGAGCACAGCGCCGACGTGTGCATCGTCGGCGGCGGCTACTCGGGCCTGAACACCGCCATCGAACTGGCCGAACGCGGCTTCTCGGTCATCCTGCTGGAAGCGCGCAAGCTCGGTTGGGGCGCCAGCGGGCGCAATGGTGGGCAACTGATCCGTGGCGTCGGCCACGGCCTGGAACAATTCCTCCCGGTCATCGGCGAGGAAGGCGTGCGCAGCCTGAAACTGATGGGCCTGGAAGCCGTGCAGATCGTCCGCGAGCGGGTCGAAAGGCATGCCATCGCTTGCGACCTGACTTGGGGTTACTGCGACCTGGCCAACAAACCCGCCGAACTGCTGGGCTTTGCGGAGGATGCTGAAGAACTGCGCACCCTCGGCTACGCACATGAACTGCGCCTGGTCGGCAAGGACGATATCCACAGCGTGGTCGGTGCCGACTGCTATGTCGGCGGGCTGGTCGACATGGGCTCCGGGCACCTGCACCCGCTCAACCTGGCCCTGGGTGAGGCTGCCGTGGCCAGCCGCCTGGGCGTGAAGCTGTTCGAGCAGTCCGAGGTCACACGCATCGACTACGGCCCGGAAGTACAGGTACACACCGCCCAGGGCCGGGTACGCGCCAAGACTCTGGTGCTGTGCTGCAACGCCTACCACAACGACCTCAACCGCGAACTGGGCGGCAAGGTGCTGCCAGCCGGCAGCTACATCATCGCCACCGAGCCGCTGGGCGAGGAACGTGCCCGTTCGCTGCTGCCGCAGAACATGGCGGTGTGTGACCAGCGGGTGGCGCTGGACTATTACCGCCTGTCCGCCGACCAGCGCCTGTTGTTCGGCGGTGCCTGCCACTATTCAGGCCGCGACCCGAAGGACATTGCCGCCTACATGCGGCCAAAGATGCTCAAGGTATTCCCGCAACTGGCCGATGTGCGCATCGACTACCAGTGGGGCGGCATGATCGGCATCGGCGCCAACCGCCTGCCACAGGTTGGCCGCCTGGCCAGCCAGCCGAACGTGTATTACGCCCAGGCCTACTCCGGCCATGGGCTCAACGCCACCCACCTGGCTGCGCGCCTGCTCGGCGAAGCCATCAGCGGCCAGGAAAGCGGGCGGTTCGACCTGTTTGCCAAGGTGCCGCACATCACCTTCCCCGGCGGCCAGCACCTGCGCTCGCCGCTGCTGGCGTTGGGGATGCTGTGGCATCGTCTGAAAGAGCTGATCTGAAAGCCACGCGGTCCCTGTAGGAGCGGCCTTGTGTCGCGAAAGGGGTGCGTAGCGCCCCCAGGTTTCAGCTTTGCCGCAAATATCGCTGGGGCCGCTCTGCGGCCCAATCGCGACACAAGGCCGCTCCTACATCGACCGCGCAACATCTGTATGGTCAGTCCTTCCAGAAGGGCTTACGCCCCTCGGTCCGGGCCTGCTCCCAGCTCAGCCCGACATCGCGCAACTCGTCATCGGTCAACTGCAGCAGCGCCCTGCGGGTGTGCCAGCGATGCAGCATCAGCCCCCAACGCCCCAACCCTTCCGGCGCGTTGAACACCTTGGCTTGCTGCCCGGCTTCCAGTTCCTTGGCCAACAGTTGCAAGCGCACATCGCTCATGCCACCCATCACCGCATCCTCTCGTTCAGTTGATACCGTGGTGAAAGCATGCGCGTCGACAGCACCGGCAATACAGATCCAATACAGCCTTATTATTCCCATACAGAATTGGCCGCAGGCCGACTGAATGCTGTATTTTCAGCGCAACTGTACCGGTCGCCACGCTATTGCAGCGAAGGAGTATGCCGTGACCCTTTACCTGAACCTCGCCGAACTGCTCGGTGCGCGCATTGAACAGGGCCTCTACCGCCCCGGCCAGCGCCTGCCGTCAGTGCGCGCCCTGAGTGTGGAGCACGGGGTCAGCCTGAGCACCGTGCAGCAGGCCTACCGCATGCTGGAAGACAGCGGCATGGTCTCGCCCCGGCCCAAGTCCGGCTACTTCGTCAACGACCACCGCCACCTGCCAGCCCTGCCCGCCGTCAGCCGCCCGGCCCAGCGCCCGGTAGACATCTCGCAATGGGAGCAGGTGCTGGAACTGGTGCGCAGCACCCCACGCCAAGGCGTGATCCAGCTCGGCCGCGGCATGCCCGACATCGACAGCCCCACCCTCAAGCCACTGCTGCGCAGCCTCGCCCAGCTGAGCCGGCGGCAGGACATGCCCGGCCTGTACTACGACAACATCCACGGCAACCTGGCCCTGCGCGAACAGGTGGCCCGGCTGACGCTCGACTCCGGCTGCCGCCTGGGCCCGGGCGACCTGGTGATAACCACCGGCTGCCATGAGGCGCTGTCATGCAGCATTCGCGCAGTGTGCGAGCCGGGCGATATCGTCGCGGTCGACTCCCCCAGCTTCCACGGCGCCATGCAGACCCTCAAGGGCCTGGGCATGAAAGCCCTGGAGATCCCTACCGACCCGGTCACCGGTATCAGTCTGGAAGCGCTGGAACTGGCCCTGGAGCAGTGGCCGATCAAGCTCATCCAGATCACCCCCAGCTGCAACAACCCGCTCGGCTACATCATGCCCGAGGCCCGCAAGAAGGCCCTGCTGAGCCTGGCCCAGCGCTACGACGTGGCGATCCTCGAAGATGATGTATACGGCGACCTGGCCTATACCTACCCGCGCCCACGCACCCTAAAGTCGTTTGACGACGACGGCCGCGTGCTGCTTTGCAGTTCGTTCTCCAAGACCCTCGCCCCCGGCCTGCGGATAGGCTGGGTGGCGCCCGGGCGTTACCTGGAGCGGGTGCTGCACATGAAGTACATCAGCACCGGCAGCACGGCCAGCCAGCCGCAGTTGGCCATTGCCGACTTCATCGCCGGCGGGCACTACCAACCCCACGTGCGCCGCATGCGCAGCCAGTACCAGCGTGGCCGCGACCTGATGAGCGATTGGGTGACCCGCTACTTCCCGGCGGGCACCCGGGTCAGCCGGCCGCAAGGCGGCTTCATGTTGTGGGTGGAATTACCCGAACATTTCGATACGCTGCGCCTGAACCGGGCTTTACTGGAGCAGGACGTACAGGTTGCCGTGGGCAGCATCTTCTCGGCCTCGGGCAAGTTCCGCCACTGCCTGCGCATGAACTTCGCCGCGCGGCCGACGCCGCAGATCGAAGCCGCCGTGCGCAAGGTTGGTGAAACCGCCCTTCGTCTACTGGATGAAGAAAGCGCCGGCGCGTAACTTTGCGCCGCCCGCCACGGTCCAACCTATCAAGCCTTTGCTGCACAGGACGATCCACCCTTGAGACTCCAGCGAGCCCTGCCTCTGCTGCTGGTGCTACTGCTCGGCCTTGCCGGCTGCGCCAGCGTCGGCACGCCCCGCGAAACCAGCCAGGCGCTGCCTGCCAACGACTCGGCCTTCGGCCGTTCGGTTCTGCGCCAGGCCGCGCCCTACGGCGGCCGCTCAGGCTTTCGCCTGCTGCCCAACAGCAACGAGGCGTTCCGCGCCCGCGCCGAACTGATCCGCAACGCCCAGGCGAGCATCGACCTGCAGTACTACATCGTCCACGATGGCCTCAGCACCCGCGCCCTGGTGCATGAACTGCTGCGCGCCGCCGACCGTGGCGTGCGCGTGCGCATCCTGCTCGACGACACCACCAGCGACGGCCTGGACGTCATCATGGGTACCCTCGATGCCCATCCGAACATCCATATCCGCGTGTTCAACCCGCTGCACCTGGGCCGCAGCACCGGCGCGACACGCGCGGTGGGCCGCCTGTTCAACCTGTCGCGCCAGCACCGACGCATGCACAACAAGCTGTTCCTGGTGGACAACAGCATGGCCATCGTCGGCGGGCGCAACCTGGGCGATGAGTATTTCGATGCCGAACCCAACCTCAACTTCACCGACATCGACTTGCTGGGCGTCGGCCCGGTGGCCGAACAGCTCGGCCACAGCTTCGACCAATACTGGAACAGCGCCCTGAGCCGGCCGATTACCGACTTCCTCTGGCGCGACCCGGATGCCAGCGACCTGCGCGCCAGCCGCCACCGCCTGGAAGTTTCACTGGCCGAAGCCAGGACCCAGCGCAAAGCCCTGTATGACCGCTTGATGGCCTACCAGTCGCAGCCACGCCTGGATGTGTGGCGCAACGAGCTTATCTGGGCCCATGCCCAGGCGCTGTGGGATGCGCCGAGCAAGGTGCTGGCCGATGACGAACCGGACCCGCAACTGCTGCTGACCCAGCAACTGGCCCCGGACTTGAGCAAGGTGCAACACGAGCTGATCCTGGTATCGGCGTACTTCGTGCCCGGCGAGTCCGGCCTGCTGTACCTGACCCACAGCGCTGACGCGGGCATATCGGTCAAGCTGCTGACCAACTCGCTGGAGGCTACCGACGTGCCGGCGGTGCATGGCGGCTACGCGCCGTATCGGCGGGCGCTGCTGGAGCATGGCGTGCAGCTGTACGAGCTGCGCCGCCAACCAGGCGACCCCAGCGCGCAGCACCGCGTGAGCTTCCATGGCAGCTCGGACTCGAGCCTGCACAGCAAGGCGATCGTGTTCGACCGGCGCAAGACCTTCATCGGCTCGTTCAACTTCGACCCGCGTTCGGTGTTGTGGAATACCGAGGTCGGAGTGCTGGTGGACAGCCCGGAGCTGGCCGAGTACACCCGCGCGCTGGCGGTACAGGGCATGGCCCCGGCCTTGAGCTATCAGCCGACGCTGGTGGGTAACCAGATGGTGTGGGTGACCGAGGAAAATGGCAGGCGGCGCATGCTCACATCCGAACCGGGCGGGATGTGGCGGCGGTTCAATGCCTGGATCAGCAAGGCGGTTGGCCTGGAGAAGATGTTGTAGCGGCGATTTTGGGGCTGCTTTGCAGCCCATCGCGACACAAGGCCGCTCCTACATGGGATCGCGTATCTCCTGTAGGAGCGGCCTTGTGTCGCGATGGGCCGCAAAGCGGCCCCAGAATCCATCAGGCAGAGGCAGGCTCAAACGCCCCGCGCCGCCGGGTCAACACCACCAAACCCGCAGCCCCCGCCGCCATCAGCAACGGCAACGCATGCCCGCTGATCCACTGGCTGCCTGCCCCGGCCAGCAGCGGCCCTAGCAGGCAGCCAATACCCCACAGCTGCGCCACATGGGCGTTGGCCCGCACCAGCGCATCATCCCGGTAGCGCTCACCAATCAGCACCAGCGACAAGGTGAACAAGCCCCCCGCACTAGCCCCGAACAGCACCCACAGCGGCCAGATCGCCGGCGTATGCAGCAGCAACGGAATCGCCAGGCTGGATACCAGCAGGGTCACCGCACAGCCGGTAAACAGAGCGCGCCGCGACATATGGTCGGCCAGCGCACCGATGGGCAGTTGCAGCACCGCATCGCCCACCACCACGGTACTGACCATGAACAGGGCGATTTCAGTGGTAAAGCCTTGCTGCAGGCAATACACCGGCAGCAAGGTAAGGATCATTGCCTCGAACGAGGCAAACAGGGCAATGGCCCAGGCGATCACCGGCAAGCGCCGGCAGAAGGCGAACAGGTCGCCGAAGGTGACGCTGCAGGCCTCTGTGCTGGGTGCCCCGCCACGGCCCAGGAGAATCAGCGGTGCCACCAGCAGCAGGCCGGTAGCGGCCCAGAAGCCGAAGTCGTCATCCGAGCCGAGAAAGCCCAGCACCAGCGGCCCGGCCAGCTGGCTGAGGGCATAGCTGCTGCCATACAGCGCCACCAGGCGGCCGCGCCATTGCTCGATCACCAGCTGGTTGATCCAGCTTTCGCCGAGTATGAACACCACGGTCAGCGACATACCGATCAGCAATCGCAACAGCAGCCACAGCGGGTAGCTGGGCAGCAGTGCGACCAGGCCGATCGACAGCGCCCCGCCCCACAGGCACAGGCGCATGGCCGATGGCACGCCGACCCAGCCGGCCAGGCGGCTGGCCAGGCTGGCACCTACCAGCACGCCCAGCGCCGGCATCGCGGCCATCACGCCGATGGCGAAGCTGCCGTAGCCCCAGGCCTCCAGGCGCAGGGATACCAGCGGCATGCTCACGCCGAGTGCCAGCCCGACGCTTAGCACCGATGCCAGTACGGCGAAGTAGGTACCCCAACGCATTGCAGCCTCCCAGGCCAAGAATTTTCCATGGCCCATTCGCGGGTAAACCCGCTCCCACAGGTACACCACCGCCCTTGAGAGCGGTGCAGTACCTGTGGGAGCGGGTTTACCCGCGAATGGGCCGCTAGGCGGCCCCCGGGATTACAACTTGATCCAGGTCGCCTTCAGCTCGGTGTACTTCTCCAGCGCATGCAGCGACTTGTCACGGCCGTTGCCCGACTGCTTGAAGCCACCGAACGGCGCGGTCATGTCGCCGCCGTCGTACTGGTTGACCCAGACGCTGCCAGCGCGCACGGCACGGGCGGTCTTGTGAGCCTTGGAGATGTCCGAGGTCCAGATGCCAGCGGCCAGGCCATACGGCGTGTCGTTGGCAATGGCGACGGCTTCTTCGGCGGTATCGAAGGCGATCACCGACAACACCGGGCCGAAGATTTCTTCCTGGGCGATCTTCATGGCGTTGGTCACGCCGTCGAAGATGGTCGGCTCGACATAGGTGCCACCGGTTTCTTCCAGGGTGCGCTTGCCGCCGGCCAGCAGCTTGGCGCCGTCCTTGTGGCCAGCCTCGATGTACGACA
Encoded here:
- the dadR gene encoding transcriptional regulator DadR yields the protein MRTQHQSKRELDKIDRNILRILQNDGRISFTELGEKVGLSTTPCTERVRRLEREGIIMGYNARLNPQHLKGSLLVFVEISLDYKSGDTFEEFRRAVLKLPHVLECHLVSGDFDYLVKARISEMASYRKLLGDILLKLPHVRESKSYIVMEEVKESLCLPIPD
- a CDS encoding YkgJ family cysteine cluster protein, which codes for MSCNRHKIHFLRELIPSFECEPGCHDCCGPVTTSAEEMARLPRKSQAEQDAALERLDCVHLGPNGCTVYEERPMICRLFGTTPRLACPRGRGPEQMIEPAAEQLVHQFIATTRQVLV
- a CDS encoding NAD(P)/FAD-dependent oxidoreductase, translating into MIHSAQHAASYYAASSAPHPDHSFLQGEHSADVCIVGGGYSGLNTAIELAERGFSVILLEARKLGWGASGRNGGQLIRGVGHGLEQFLPVIGEEGVRSLKLMGLEAVQIVRERVERHAIACDLTWGYCDLANKPAELLGFAEDAEELRTLGYAHELRLVGKDDIHSVVGADCYVGGLVDMGSGHLHPLNLALGEAAVASRLGVKLFEQSEVTRIDYGPEVQVHTAQGRVRAKTLVLCCNAYHNDLNRELGGKVLPAGSYIIATEPLGEERARSLLPQNMAVCDQRVALDYYRLSADQRLLFGGACHYSGRDPKDIAAYMRPKMLKVFPQLADVRIDYQWGGMIGIGANRLPQVGRLASQPNVYYAQAYSGHGLNATHLAARLLGEAISGQESGRFDLFAKVPHITFPGGQHLRSPLLALGMLWHRLKELI
- a CDS encoding DUF1127 domain-containing protein; the encoded protein is MGGMSDVRLQLLAKELEAGQQAKVFNAPEGLGRWGLMLHRWHTRRALLQLTDDELRDVGLSWEQARTEGRKPFWKD
- a CDS encoding PLP-dependent aminotransferase family protein, producing the protein MTLYLNLAELLGARIEQGLYRPGQRLPSVRALSVEHGVSLSTVQQAYRMLEDSGMVSPRPKSGYFVNDHRHLPALPAVSRPAQRPVDISQWEQVLELVRSTPRQGVIQLGRGMPDIDSPTLKPLLRSLAQLSRRQDMPGLYYDNIHGNLALREQVARLTLDSGCRLGPGDLVITTGCHEALSCSIRAVCEPGDIVAVDSPSFHGAMQTLKGLGMKALEIPTDPVTGISLEALELALEQWPIKLIQITPSCNNPLGYIMPEARKKALLSLAQRYDVAILEDDVYGDLAYTYPRPRTLKSFDDDGRVLLCSSFSKTLAPGLRIGWVAPGRYLERVLHMKYISTGSTASQPQLAIADFIAGGHYQPHVRRMRSQYQRGRDLMSDWVTRYFPAGTRVSRPQGGFMLWVELPEHFDTLRLNRALLEQDVQVAVGSIFSASGKFRHCLRMNFAARPTPQIEAAVRKVGETALRLLDEESAGA
- a CDS encoding phospholipase D family protein; amino-acid sequence: MRLQRALPLLLVLLLGLAGCASVGTPRETSQALPANDSAFGRSVLRQAAPYGGRSGFRLLPNSNEAFRARAELIRNAQASIDLQYYIVHDGLSTRALVHELLRAADRGVRVRILLDDTTSDGLDVIMGTLDAHPNIHIRVFNPLHLGRSTGATRAVGRLFNLSRQHRRMHNKLFLVDNSMAIVGGRNLGDEYFDAEPNLNFTDIDLLGVGPVAEQLGHSFDQYWNSALSRPITDFLWRDPDASDLRASRHRLEVSLAEARTQRKALYDRLMAYQSQPRLDVWRNELIWAHAQALWDAPSKVLADDEPDPQLLLTQQLAPDLSKVQHELILVSAYFVPGESGLLYLTHSADAGISVKLLTNSLEATDVPAVHGGYAPYRRALLEHGVQLYELRRQPGDPSAQHRVSFHGSSDSSLHSKAIVFDRRKTFIGSFNFDPRSVLWNTEVGVLVDSPELAEYTRALAVQGMAPALSYQPTLVGNQMVWVTEENGRRRMLTSEPGGMWRRFNAWISKAVGLEKML
- a CDS encoding MFS transporter — its product is MRWGTYFAVLASVLSVGLALGVSMPLVSLRLEAWGYGSFAIGVMAAMPALGVLVGASLASRLAGWVGVPSAMRLCLWGGALSIGLVALLPSYPLWLLLRLLIGMSLTVVFILGESWINQLVIEQWRGRLVALYGSSYALSQLAGPLVLGFLGSDDDFGFWAATGLLLVAPLILLGRGGAPSTEACSVTFGDLFAFCRRLPVIAWAIALFASFEAMILTLLPVYCLQQGFTTEIALFMVSTVVVGDAVLQLPIGALADHMSRRALFTGCAVTLLVSSLAIPLLLHTPAIWPLWVLFGASAGGLFTLSLVLIGERYRDDALVRANAHVAQLWGIGCLLGPLLAGAGSQWISGHALPLLMAAGAAGLVVLTRRRGAFEPASA